A window of Roseburia hominis A2-183 genomic DNA:
AGTCCACGGCGTTCATAAAATCCTCGTCATCCTCCTTGACCTCCATCCCGGAAATCATGTCAACCAATGTGTTCATGTTCCGATCCTCGGCGGGGCCCTCAAAAATGATATAGGCGATGAGGGCGCAGTAAAGCAGGGTTTCCGATTTTGTCCAGAATGGATCGCCTTCCTTGCCTTCGCCTTTTGTGTTGGAAATGAGAGCGTCCACAAATTTAAGGATGTCGGCCTCGTTGCGGATGTACGCCAGCGGGTTATAGTGCATGGATTTTGTGAAATCAATGGAATTGAACACCTTGATCCGATACCCACGCTTTTGCAGGAAGTGGCCCACCTGCCCGAGAACGCCTCCTTTGGGATCGACACACACATAGCTGCATCCGCCGTTTTTGTCTGCGCTGGCCTGCAAAATCTGCGGGGTAAGCCAGAACCGGGTTTTGCCGGAGCCGGACGAACCGATCACACAGGCATTGAGGTTGCGGGCGTTGGCCGGATTTTTCGGACGGGTATTCATGGTAAGGAACTCCGTCCCGGTCAGAATGATGTTGTTTTCAAACTTTGGATCTACGAAAGGGGCTATATCTTTCGGACAGCCCCAACGGGCTGATCCATACTCCTCATCCCGCCGAAATTTTTTAGCGTTTTTACTTTTCACATAGACCATTACCCGGAACGCCACAGCCCCCACAATGCCAACGAGCCAGTCAAAGGGAGCAAGCCCCGGGGCAAAGTCGGCAAAGGCCGGGCCAATGGTCTGGCCCAGCCCCATGAGCTTATGAGCAAAATCCGCACCCGCCGCCAGACGGTAGGCCGTCCCCAGCTTGAGAAAGGCCCACAGGACAAACAGATACGGGATGTTGGGAATAAGGTATTTTTTGATGCTATCGTTCTTCACGAACCACCTCCTTTGTCCGTTCCTGTGTTTTGGGCGGTTCCTTTACAAGCTGTTCCGCCGCTTTTTTGAGTTGTTCCCGGATGGGGATGCGGCTGGATTTTGACTGTTCCAACAGCCTGCGGGAGTACCGCTCAAAACAGGCGGTAATTGCATCCGCCTGTCCTGCCTTGAAAAACAGCAGGTATTTGTCCGGCCCGGTTTTGTAAAAAGCATAGTCCACATTGAAACGGCGGGCCATGCGGTCAAAGAGCTTCGGGGCCTCCACCTCGATGCTGTTCACATTTTCGCCGTGGGCCATGAGCTTTTTCACGCTCTGCCTGCCGTGGGGCCTTTGGGCTTTCTTATGCCGTTTGGCGATCTGGCGGCCAGCCGCCCGGAGCACATAGGCCAGCCCCCGGGCTGTCAGCTTGCTGGCCCGGACAGAAATCGCTATGGAGCTCCGGGAAATTTCTTCATCAATCAGTTACACCGCCTCCTTTCGCCTTGGGACAAATTGTCTCGAAGTCCAGTTACCGTTCCTCATGGTGTTTTTCAGCCAGCCGCCGGAACCCCTCCTTTGAGGAACCGTCAATAATTTCTTGATAAGCGGCCATCTGCTCCCGGATCGAAAGCTGAGGGTAAGCAAAAACCCTGTGTTCAGCGGGGATGTCCTGGGGGCCGTGGTAGACCTCCCGGAAATCGTCACTCACCTTCGTCACATAGCCGCCCGGTGCAAAGTGTCCGTTTTCGTTGATGGAAATGTCCTGCCCGTATGCTTCAAAGTCAAAGTAGGGTTTTATATTGTCCGGCACTTCGAGACTTTCCATATCCTCCACATAAAGGCGGCCCAGCATTTCCTCATTGTCCACACCGGGATGCAGGTCGTAGCAGTCCAGATTTTGCGTAAGGTTGATCAAGTCCTGCACCGAGCCACAATGCTGGTCGCTGTCCATAACCGCCTCCAGCGTTTCCCGTTCTGATGGGGAGAGCTCCTTCAGCAGATGGGCCAGGTGGTTGAGCTCGTCAATGTTTTCATACTCGCCCAGATAGTCATAAAGGCCGAGAATGTCGCTGTCAAAGGAGATAATAAAGTATTCCTGGCAGCGCACCCCGTCCACGCCGATCCGCTTTAAGAGGGACTGCACCTCCTCCGTGTTGGTGGGGAAATGCAGCGTTTCCCCCACCAGATGCCCCGCACTGTAAAGGGCAGGATTTGAAATGAAAGCCTCAAAAACAGACTCCATCAGCGTTTGCCCTGTCCCTTGACGGTCAGGATGCCCTCAAGGGTGGTGGCGGTAATTCCCAGCCGCTGGGCCACGGCAATATCATTTTTCATGGCCTCGGTCATGGTGTGGCCGCAGACCACCAGCACATGGGAGCGGCGGAGCAGGTCACGGCCCATGTCGATGCCGCTTTTATGCTCCTCGGGTACTGCGTCATTGAGAAACAGGGGCAGATAAAGGGGCGGGCAGATTGGGGAAAAGCCTGCCTCATAAACCGCCCGGCAGTAGCGGGCGGCCTGTTCTGCGTTTTCACTGTCGCCGCTCAACCATGCGGCGGTAATGTATGCAAGGGGACGCTTCATAGTCAATACCTCCGATATTTTAATAAGAAAGTTCAACCCAATCCCCCCGCCCTTTCCCAATCATGGGAAAGGGGGCGGCTCTGGAGGATATACCCCCGCCGCTTGCCGGGGAAATAGCACAGCCGGGGCAGACCGTCAAGGGCAGGCCGCCGTAAAACGGCGGTGCGATGCACCCTTGACAGCCCGCTCCCGGCTGTACGAAAAAACAGGCGGCGACGGGGGATATA
This region includes:
- a CDS encoding PcfB family protein, giving the protein MLRAAGRQIAKRHKKAQRPHGRQSVKKLMAHGENVNSIEVEAPKLFDRMARRFNVDYAFYKTGPDKYLLFFKAGQADAITACFERYSRRLLEQSKSSRIPIREQLKKAAEQLVKEPPKTQERTKEVVREER
- a CDS encoding antirestriction protein ArdA gives rise to the protein MESVFEAFISNPALYSAGHLVGETLHFPTNTEEVQSLLKRIGVDGVRCQEYFIISFDSDILGLYDYLGEYENIDELNHLAHLLKELSPSERETLEAVMDSDQHCGSVQDLINLTQNLDCYDLHPGVDNEEMLGRLYVEDMESLEVPDNIKPYFDFEAYGQDISINENGHFAPGGYVTKVSDDFREVYHGPQDIPAEHRVFAYPQLSIREQMAAYQEIIDGSSKEGFRRLAEKHHEER
- a CDS encoding DUF7768 domain-containing protein, encoding MKRPLAYITAAWLSGDSENAEQAARYCRAVYEAGFSPICPPLYLPLFLNDAVPEEHKSGIDMGRDLLRRSHVLVVCGHTMTEAMKNDIAVAQRLGITATTLEGILTVKGQGKR